Proteins from one Tetrapisispora phaffii CBS 4417 chromosome 8, complete genome genomic window:
- the TPHA0H01310 gene encoding uncharacterized protein (similar to Saccharomyces cerevisiae YKR075C and YOR062C; ancestral locus Anc_5.663) codes for MVPQSYDDIIITPKNVKILNNLSDYSQTALDYFSYDFKTIEFEQCWSLLKNYSSFNFETKLIDGKRIRLPSCSLEDKFDYDLYLKRLHHCVWRRWSMSLKNSNNNLIDPLSINWNKENDLTVLYGPDFYSTEKDSLLKKNTPPLKNITNKHLEAVMTHIQHLHLKSKGKLFTEDIPEELEYSSDSRSSISSGSSSGSGAIFDNSHEQQQSRLNKKSKLLNFNDFVVRWDIDENGLCYESHNYINDLRF; via the coding sequence atggtgCCACAGAGTTATGACGATATCATCATAACCCCGAAAAATGTAAAGATACTGAATAATTTAAGTGATTATTCGCAAACTGCCTTAGATTATTTTAGTTACGATTTTAAGACTATTGAATTTGAACAATGCTGGtcattgttaaaaaattacagttcttttaatttcgaaacaaaattaatagaTGGTAAAAGAATTAGATTACCTAGTTGTTCATTAGAAGATAAATTCGATTACGatctttatttaaaaagaCTACATCATTGTGTTTGGAGACGTTGGTCGAtgtcattaaaaaattcgAATAATAATCTAATCGATCCATTAAGTATCAATTggaataaagaaaatgacTTAACAGTTTTATATGGTCCAGATTTCTATTCAACTGAAAAAGATTCTTTgcttaaaaaaaatactccacctttaaaaaatattactaaTAAACATTTAGAAGCTGTCATGACACATATTCAACACCTccatttaaaatcaaaaggTAAACTGTTTACTGAAGATATTCCAGAAGAATTAGAATATTCCTCGGATTCACGTTCATCTATTTCTTCAGGTTCTTCATCTGGTTCTGGtgcaatttttgataactCACATGAACAACAACAATCAAGactaaataaaaaatcaaaattattaaacttCAATGATTTTGTAGTAAGATGggatattgatgaaaatggtCTTTGTTATGAATCTCATAACTACATTAACGACCTGAGGTTCTGA
- the TPHA0H01320 gene encoding uncharacterized protein, whose product MQDRYIFLSILISSEGNFTNTYYLMSPHWYPVHIAFQMSQSLSKESPWFISEWGRIFVNSDISCSFIMNSTFGIHTVSNFFHVPPCCYRGLETIENLKIFKFFKLYFSGGLSHRNVCGGSLNVFSFSDFDVYFCTAALPIRELLCKRRVIMGTDPILSHPLLLNGRYKIS is encoded by the coding sequence ATGCAGGATAGGTACATATTTCTGTCCATACTTATCAGTTCTGAGGGTAATTTTACGAACACGTACTATTTGATGAGTCCACATTGGTACCCTGTTCATATTGCATTTCAGATGTCACAATCTTTGTCAAAGGAAAGCCCGTGGTTCATTTCCGAATGGGGAAGGATTTTTGTCAATTCGGACATATCTTGTTCATTCATAATGAATTCAACATTCGGAATTCATACTGtatctaatttttttcatgtCCCCCCTTGTTGTTACAGAGGTCTGGAGactattgaaaatttaaaaatttttaaattttttaaattgtaTTTTTCTGGTGGATTGTCGCACAGAAATGTGTGCGGCGGTTCACTGaatgttttttctttttctgaTTTTGACGTATACTTCTGCACTGCTGCGCTCCCTATAAGAGAACTGTTATGCAAGCGACGGGTCATCATGGGCACGGACCCAATTTTGAGCCATCCTTTATTGTTGAATGGCAGATATAAAATTAGCTAA